Proteins from a genomic interval of Gluconacetobacter diazotrophicus PA1 5:
- a CDS encoding DUF2493 domain-containing protein gives MIRATDDFEPVHAASATAHVLTELQTYGFRPFEDEPDSRPLPEAERIGGAVADIFDAIAATLTETRLEPDLEELLWSAVNIFHRMVSQVERELDRNEQAQKRGQQEQDGSEIRSVELERLIAQGLTLLERRNAYEIFRDEAQSQFERLTLSAWRPKTGSLVSRRTMTASMIDSRDFLAARRKAEGELLVPPGPKVVVTGGLDFDDHVLIWDRLDKVRAKHPDMVLLHGGSPKGAEFIASRWADHREIAQIAFKPDWTRHKKAAPFRRNDAMLDTMPIGVIVFPGTGIQENLADKAKRLGIPVLRFGCGA, from the coding sequence ATGATCCGCGCGACAGACGACTTCGAACCCGTGCATGCCGCATCCGCAACCGCCCACGTGCTGACCGAACTCCAGACTTATGGCTTCCGTCCGTTCGAGGACGAGCCGGATTCGCGGCCGTTGCCAGAGGCGGAGCGTATCGGCGGCGCCGTGGCCGACATCTTTGACGCCATCGCAGCCACCTTGACGGAGACGCGGCTCGAACCCGACCTTGAAGAGCTTCTCTGGTCGGCGGTTAACATCTTCCACCGCATGGTCAGCCAGGTGGAACGTGAACTCGATCGCAACGAGCAGGCGCAGAAGCGAGGCCAGCAGGAGCAGGACGGCAGCGAGATCCGCTCGGTGGAACTGGAGCGGCTAATCGCGCAGGGGCTGACCCTGCTGGAGCGGCGAAACGCCTACGAGATCTTCCGCGACGAGGCACAGAGCCAGTTCGAACGGCTGACTCTGTCCGCTTGGCGCCCGAAAACCGGATCGCTGGTGTCACGCCGCACCATGACGGCGTCCATGATCGACAGCCGCGACTTCCTCGCCGCCCGTCGCAAGGCTGAAGGCGAGTTGCTGGTCCCGCCCGGCCCCAAGGTCGTCGTGACCGGTGGTCTCGACTTTGACGATCATGTCCTGATCTGGGACCGGCTCGACAAGGTGCGGGCCAAGCATCCCGACATGGTGCTGCTGCACGGAGGCTCACCCAAGGGCGCCGAGTTCATTGCCTCCCGCTGGGCCGATCACCGCGAAATTGCCCAGATCGCCTTCAAGCCGGACTGGACACGCCACAAGAAGGCAGCCCCCTTCCGCCGCAACGACGCCATGCTCGACACGATGCCGATCGGGGTCATCGTCTTTCCCGGAACCGGCATTCAGGAGAACCTCGCCGACAAGGCGAAGCGCCTCGGCATCCCGGTTCTGCGGTTCGGTTGCGGCGCGTGA
- a CDS encoding DUF7146 domain-containing protein, which translates to MTGRDRPDAGDLSRRLAENAEAVCRHYLSAGRRHGNYWLVGDVRNTPGRSMYVRLCGPAEGRGAAGRWTDAASTEYGDLLDVIRESCGLTDFRDVADEARAFLSLPSPEPRSVAAVDHPTGDRGPAGYTEAARRLWSMTRPLAGTVGAAYLRRRDLKALDGISSLRFHPACWYRPDDDGPTETWPALIAAVTDLDGRLTGVHRTWLAPDGRGKAPVDVPRRALGDLLGHAVRFGVASDVLAAGEGIETVLSLRQVLPGLSLAACLSSAHLAAMAFPPLLRRLYVVRDDDPAGDHALDMLEERTQAAGLELIALSPRLADFNDDLRQLGPAALRAVLHPQLAPPDVARFLEAAHI; encoded by the coding sequence ATGACCGGTCGCGACAGACCAGACGCCGGCGATCTGTCCCGGCGGCTGGCGGAGAACGCCGAGGCAGTCTGCCGTCATTATCTGTCTGCCGGGCGACGGCATGGCAATTACTGGCTGGTGGGCGATGTGCGCAATACGCCAGGACGGTCCATGTACGTTCGTCTGTGCGGACCGGCCGAGGGACGCGGAGCCGCCGGGCGGTGGACGGACGCCGCATCGACCGAGTATGGCGACCTTCTCGATGTCATCCGGGAGAGTTGCGGGCTCACCGATTTTCGGGATGTCGCCGACGAGGCCCGGGCGTTCCTGAGCCTGCCGTCGCCAGAGCCGAGGTCCGTGGCGGCGGTCGATCATCCGACCGGCGACCGTGGTCCCGCCGGGTATACGGAAGCCGCCCGCCGCCTCTGGTCGATGACCCGTCCGCTCGCTGGCACTGTAGGAGCTGCCTATCTGCGCCGTCGCGATCTGAAGGCGCTGGACGGGATCTCCTCGCTGCGGTTCCACCCGGCCTGCTGGTATCGCCCGGACGACGATGGCCCGACCGAAACCTGGCCGGCACTGATCGCGGCTGTCACCGACCTCGACGGCAGGCTGACCGGCGTCCATCGTACCTGGCTCGCGCCGGACGGACGCGGCAAGGCCCCGGTCGATGTGCCGCGCCGGGCTTTGGGCGACCTGCTCGGCCATGCGGTACGCTTCGGTGTTGCGTCCGATGTGCTGGCCGCCGGTGAAGGCATCGAGACGGTCCTGTCGCTCCGGCAGGTCCTGCCCGGTCTGTCGCTGGCCGCCTGTCTGTCCTCGGCGCATCTCGCCGCCATGGCGTTTCCGCCGCTGCTGCGCCGTCTCTATGTCGTGCGCGATGACGATCCGGCCGGGGACCATGCGTTGGATATGCTGGAAGAGCGCACCCAGGCCGCCGGGCTCGAACTCATTGCCCTGTCACCCCGTCTGGCGGATTTCAACGATGATCTCCGTCAGCTCGGTCCTGCTGCACTGCGGGCGGTCCTGCATCCCCAGCTTGCCCCGCCGGACGTCGCGCGGTTTCTGGAGGCGGCGCACATCTGA